From Oncorhynchus keta strain PuntledgeMale-10-30-2019 unplaced genomic scaffold, Oket_V2 Un_contig_7447_pilon_pilon, whole genome shotgun sequence, a single genomic window includes:
- the LOC127926330 gene encoding calmegin-like, with the protein MKLWWGWTCVLLLSLLALSESQAEAQGDLDLEMEDEMEEAMVEDMVEDREDSAEMEGEAEMEGEAEEEKGTDANVSFQVTYKTPVPIGEVYFSETFDDGSLDRWQVSKTMKEDADDEIAKYDGKWSVEQLKENKVPGDMGLVLKSRAKHHAIASLLDRPFLFRDDALVVQYEVNFQDGIDCGGAYIKLLSDEDDLDLDQFNDRTSYSIMFGPDKCDQFIRPYSYSIMFGPDKCGEDYKLHFIFRHRSPLNNDLE; encoded by the exons ATGAAGCTGTGGTGGGGCTGGACGTGTGtgctgctcctctccctcctggcTCTCTCTGAGTCCCAGGCTGAAGCTCAGGGTGACCTGgacctggagatggaggatgaaatGGAGGAAGCTATGGTGGAAGACATGGTAGAAGACAGGGAAGACtcagcagagatggagggagaggcggagatggAAGGGGAGGCGGAAGAGGAGAAGGGAACCGATGCCAACGTCTCCTTCCAG GTGACCTACAAGACTCCTGTTCCCATCGGAGAAGTGTACTTCTCAGAGACCTTTGATGACGGCTCACTGGACAGGTGGCAGGTGTCAAAGACGATGAAGGAAGACGCAGACGATGAAATTGCTAAATATGATG gtaaGTGGTCTGTGGAGCAGCTGAAGGAGAATAAAGTACCAGGAGACATGGGTCTGGTTCTGAAGTCCCGGGCCAAACATCACGCCATTGCCTCCCTGTTGGACAGACCCTTCCTCTTCCGGGACGACGCCCTAGTCGTACA GTATGAGGTGAACTTCCAGGATGGTATTGACTGTGGTGGAGCCTACATCAAACTGCTGTCAGACGAAGATGACCTGGATCTG gatcagtttaATGACCGTACCTCCTACAGCATCATGTTTGGGCCTGATAAGTGT gatcagtttaTCAGACCGTATTCCTACAGCATCATGTTTGGGCCTGATAAGTGTGGAGAGGACTACAAGCTGCACTTCATCTTCCGCCACAGGAGCCCTCTGAACAACGACCTGGAGTGA
- the LOC127926329 gene encoding exosome complex component RRP45-like isoform X3: MRDTPLSNCERDFLLKAIQEKKRLDGRQTYDYRSIKISFGTDYGCCFVDLGKTRIMAQVSCELITPKENRPNEGLIFFNIELSPMASPAFEMGRQSELLVKLNRQLERCLRNSKCIDTESLCVVSGEKVWQIRVDVHLLNHDGNLMDAASIAAIAALCHFRRPDVGIQGEEVTVYSTEERDPIPLSIYHMPICVSFAFFQQGTYLLVDPCEREERVMDGLLMIAMNKHREICSIQSSGGIMLLKDQVLRCSKIASVKVSEITELINKALENDKKARKTGGKFGFAESLPQERITALKTDVSPVEMSDVKEKANEIVQRAEVPPQTVPSPVLTAPGTGQVGEGLENSWGLKEEEEEEEEEDETMELKMELEEGHEEKGRGDVVVISDSDSEEEDVVILNQGEGLQL; this comes from the exons ATGAGAGATACGCCGTTATCAAACTGCGAGCGGGACTTTTTACTCAAAGCTATTCAAGAAAAAAAG CGCTTGGATGGGAGACAGACCTATGACTACAGGAGCATCAAGATCTCGTTCGGGACAGATTATGGATGCTGCTTTGTTGACCTGGGGAAGACGAG AATCATGGCCCAGGTGTCCTGTGAGCTCATTACTCCGAAAGAGAACCGACCAAATGAAGGACTCATTTTCTTCAACATTGAGCTGTCTCCCATGGCTTCTCCAGCATTTGAGATGGGCAG gcAGTCAGAGCTGTTGGTGAAGCTGAACAGACAGTTGGAGAGATGCCTCAGGAACTCCAAGTGTATAGACacagagtctctgtgtgtggtgtctggagagaag gtgtggcaGATTAGGGTGGACGTCCACTTGCTGAACCACGATGGTAACCTAATGGACGCTGCCAGCATTGCTGCCATCGCGGCCCTCTGTCACTTCAGACGGCCCGATGTGGGCATCCAGGGAGAGGAAGTCACTGTG tacagtacagaggagagagaccccATTCCCCTCAGCATCTACCACATGCCCATCTGTGTCAGTTTTGCCTTCTTCCAACAAGG gacCTACCTGTTGGTTGACCCGTGTGAGCGTGAGGAGCGTGTGATGGACGGCCTGCTGATGATAGCCATGAACAAACACAGAGAGATCTGCTCCATCCAGTCTAGTGGAGGCATCATGCTGCTCAAAGACCAG GTCCTCAGGTGCAGTAAGATCGCTAGTGTCAAAGTGTCAGAGATCACAGAGCTAATCAACAAAGCCTTGGAGAACGACAAGAAAGCCAG AAAAACTGGGGGTAAGTTTGGCTTCGCAGAGTCGTTGCCCCAGGAGCGAATCACAGCGCTGAAAACAGACGTGTCACCTGTGGAAATGAGTGACGTCAAGGAGAAGGCCAATGAGATCGTCCAGAGAGCTGAGGTCCCACCCCAAAC CGTTCCCTCTCCAGTGTTAACTGCCCCAGGTACAGGCCAGGTGGGGGAGGGGCTAGAGAACTCCTGGGgtctgaaggaagaggaggaggaggaggaggaggaagatgagaccATGGAGTTGAAGATGGAGTTGGAAGAGGGAcatgaggagaaggggagag GTGACGTGGTGGTCATCTCAGACAGTGACAgcgaggaggaggatgttgtcaTCTTGAACCAG GGAGAAGGCCTCCAGCTCTAA
- the LOC127926329 gene encoding exosome complex component RRP45-like isoform X1 has translation MRDTPLSNCERDFLLKAIQEKKRLDGRQTYDYRSIKISFGTDYGCCFVDLGKTRIMAQVSCELITPKENRPNEGLIFFNIELSPMASPAFEMGRQSELLVKLNRQLERCLRNSKCIDTESLCVVSGEKVWQIRVDVHLLNHDGNLMDAASIAAIAALCHFRRPDVGIQGEEVTVYSTEERDPIPLSIYHMPICVSFAFFQQGTYLLVDPCEREERVMDGLLMIAMNKHREICSIQSSGGIMLLKDQVLRCSKIASVKVSEITELINKALENDKKARKTGGKFGFAESLPQERITALKTDVSPVEMSDVKEKANEIVQRAEVPPQTVPSPVLTAPGTGQVGEGLENSWGLKEEEEEEEEEDETMELKMELEEGHEEKGRGDVVVISDSDSEEEDVVILNQHCLTRATRASWWRTPGSSSRTAASWWKNTREFF, from the exons ATGAGAGATACGCCGTTATCAAACTGCGAGCGGGACTTTTTACTCAAAGCTATTCAAGAAAAAAAG CGCTTGGATGGGAGACAGACCTATGACTACAGGAGCATCAAGATCTCGTTCGGGACAGATTATGGATGCTGCTTTGTTGACCTGGGGAAGACGAG AATCATGGCCCAGGTGTCCTGTGAGCTCATTACTCCGAAAGAGAACCGACCAAATGAAGGACTCATTTTCTTCAACATTGAGCTGTCTCCCATGGCTTCTCCAGCATTTGAGATGGGCAG gcAGTCAGAGCTGTTGGTGAAGCTGAACAGACAGTTGGAGAGATGCCTCAGGAACTCCAAGTGTATAGACacagagtctctgtgtgtggtgtctggagagaag gtgtggcaGATTAGGGTGGACGTCCACTTGCTGAACCACGATGGTAACCTAATGGACGCTGCCAGCATTGCTGCCATCGCGGCCCTCTGTCACTTCAGACGGCCCGATGTGGGCATCCAGGGAGAGGAAGTCACTGTG tacagtacagaggagagagaccccATTCCCCTCAGCATCTACCACATGCCCATCTGTGTCAGTTTTGCCTTCTTCCAACAAGG gacCTACCTGTTGGTTGACCCGTGTGAGCGTGAGGAGCGTGTGATGGACGGCCTGCTGATGATAGCCATGAACAAACACAGAGAGATCTGCTCCATCCAGTCTAGTGGAGGCATCATGCTGCTCAAAGACCAG GTCCTCAGGTGCAGTAAGATCGCTAGTGTCAAAGTGTCAGAGATCACAGAGCTAATCAACAAAGCCTTGGAGAACGACAAGAAAGCCAG AAAAACTGGGGGTAAGTTTGGCTTCGCAGAGTCGTTGCCCCAGGAGCGAATCACAGCGCTGAAAACAGACGTGTCACCTGTGGAAATGAGTGACGTCAAGGAGAAGGCCAATGAGATCGTCCAGAGAGCTGAGGTCCCACCCCAAAC CGTTCCCTCTCCAGTGTTAACTGCCCCAGGTACAGGCCAGGTGGGGGAGGGGCTAGAGAACTCCTGGGgtctgaaggaagaggaggaggaggaggaggaggaagatgagaccATGGAGTTGAAGATGGAGTTGGAAGAGGGAcatgaggagaaggggagag GTGACGTGGTGGTCATCTCAGACAGTGACAgcgaggaggaggatgttgtcaTCTTGAACCAG CATTGCCTCACGAGGGCAACGCGCGCAAGTTGGTGGCGAACACCAGGGAGTTCTTCTAGAACGGCAGCAAGTTGGTGGAAGAACACCAGGGAGTTCTTCTAG
- the LOC127926329 gene encoding exosome complex component RRP45-like isoform X2, with protein MRDTPLSNCERDFLLKAIQEKKRLDGRQTYDYRSIKISFGTDYGCCFVDLGKTRIMAQVSCELITPKENRPNEGLIFFNIELSPMASPAFEMGRQSELLVKLNRQLERCLRNSKCIDTESLCVVSGEKVWQIRVDVHLLNHDGNLMDAASIAAIAALCHFRRPDVGIQGEEVTVYSTEERDPIPLSIYHMPICVSFAFFQQGTYLLVDPCEREERVMDGLLMIAMNKHREICSIQSSGGIMLLKDQVLRCSKIASVKVSEITELINKALENDKKARKTGGKFGFAESLPQERITALKTDVSPVEMSDVKEKANEIVQRAEVPPQTVPSPVLTAPGTGQVGEGLENSWGLKEEEEEEEEEDETMELKMELEEGHEEKGRGDVVVISDSDSEEEDVVILNQVTTKEKASSSNQQGAVASKQQQKKKKKRGQ; from the exons ATGAGAGATACGCCGTTATCAAACTGCGAGCGGGACTTTTTACTCAAAGCTATTCAAGAAAAAAAG CGCTTGGATGGGAGACAGACCTATGACTACAGGAGCATCAAGATCTCGTTCGGGACAGATTATGGATGCTGCTTTGTTGACCTGGGGAAGACGAG AATCATGGCCCAGGTGTCCTGTGAGCTCATTACTCCGAAAGAGAACCGACCAAATGAAGGACTCATTTTCTTCAACATTGAGCTGTCTCCCATGGCTTCTCCAGCATTTGAGATGGGCAG gcAGTCAGAGCTGTTGGTGAAGCTGAACAGACAGTTGGAGAGATGCCTCAGGAACTCCAAGTGTATAGACacagagtctctgtgtgtggtgtctggagagaag gtgtggcaGATTAGGGTGGACGTCCACTTGCTGAACCACGATGGTAACCTAATGGACGCTGCCAGCATTGCTGCCATCGCGGCCCTCTGTCACTTCAGACGGCCCGATGTGGGCATCCAGGGAGAGGAAGTCACTGTG tacagtacagaggagagagaccccATTCCCCTCAGCATCTACCACATGCCCATCTGTGTCAGTTTTGCCTTCTTCCAACAAGG gacCTACCTGTTGGTTGACCCGTGTGAGCGTGAGGAGCGTGTGATGGACGGCCTGCTGATGATAGCCATGAACAAACACAGAGAGATCTGCTCCATCCAGTCTAGTGGAGGCATCATGCTGCTCAAAGACCAG GTCCTCAGGTGCAGTAAGATCGCTAGTGTCAAAGTGTCAGAGATCACAGAGCTAATCAACAAAGCCTTGGAGAACGACAAGAAAGCCAG AAAAACTGGGGGTAAGTTTGGCTTCGCAGAGTCGTTGCCCCAGGAGCGAATCACAGCGCTGAAAACAGACGTGTCACCTGTGGAAATGAGTGACGTCAAGGAGAAGGCCAATGAGATCGTCCAGAGAGCTGAGGTCCCACCCCAAAC CGTTCCCTCTCCAGTGTTAACTGCCCCAGGTACAGGCCAGGTGGGGGAGGGGCTAGAGAACTCCTGGGgtctgaaggaagaggaggaggaggaggaggaggaagatgagaccATGGAGTTGAAGATGGAGTTGGAAGAGGGAcatgaggagaaggggagag GTGACGTGGTGGTCATCTCAGACAGTGACAgcgaggaggaggatgttgtcaTCTTGAACCAGGTAACAACAAA GGAGAAGGCCTCCAGCTCTAACCAACAGGGGGCAGTAGCCTCCAAGCagcagcagaagaagaagaagaagagggggcAGTAG